One genomic window of Candidatus Nitrospira nitrificans includes the following:
- the ychF gene encoding redox-regulated ATPase YchF produces the protein MGLCCGMIGLPNVGKTTVFNALTGSGALAANYPFATVDPNTGIALVPDPRLLKLTEIFASKKTTYSTLEVRDIAGLVEGASKGEGLGNQFLGHIREVEALLHVVRCFQSTDVVHVSGGVDPLRDIGVIETELMLSDLETLDRRKQKTEKKVRAGDKKAAFEAEFLARLIGLLDKGEWLGNLPYTAEERIILTECQLLSAKPVLFLANVSEGKNADEAMVQAVRDFAAKRGARVVTICGQLEAELSSLPESERADFLKEMGLSESGLVRLTREAYTLLDLITFFTAGEIESRAWPIPKGMKAPQAAGKIHSDMERGFIRAEVYHYDDLLACGSEAKVKEKGLFRLEGKDYVIKEADIVYFRFNV, from the coding sequence ATGGGTCTTTGTTGCGGCATGATCGGTTTGCCGAACGTCGGCAAGACGACGGTTTTCAATGCATTGACCGGCAGCGGCGCCTTGGCGGCGAATTATCCGTTCGCCACCGTCGATCCGAATACCGGGATTGCGCTGGTACCGGACCCTCGCCTCCTCAAATTGACGGAGATTTTCGCTTCGAAGAAAACCACCTACAGCACCCTGGAGGTGCGCGACATCGCCGGGCTCGTGGAAGGGGCCAGCAAAGGCGAAGGGCTGGGCAATCAATTTCTCGGCCATATCCGTGAAGTCGAGGCGTTGCTGCATGTGGTCCGCTGTTTCCAGAGCACCGATGTCGTCCATGTCAGCGGCGGGGTCGACCCCCTCCGCGATATCGGAGTGATCGAAACCGAACTGATGTTGTCCGATCTGGAAACACTCGATCGACGGAAGCAGAAGACCGAGAAGAAAGTGAGGGCTGGAGACAAAAAAGCTGCATTCGAAGCGGAGTTTCTCGCCCGGCTCATTGGACTGCTTGACAAGGGTGAGTGGTTGGGCAACCTGCCGTACACAGCTGAGGAACGGATCATTCTCACCGAATGTCAGCTGCTGTCAGCCAAGCCGGTTCTCTTTCTCGCGAACGTATCCGAAGGGAAGAACGCGGATGAAGCGATGGTTCAGGCTGTGCGTGACTTTGCCGCCAAACGCGGGGCTCGCGTTGTGACGATCTGCGGGCAGCTCGAAGCGGAACTGTCGTCACTGCCTGAAAGTGAACGGGCCGATTTCCTAAAGGAAATGGGGTTGAGCGAATCAGGATTGGTCCGACTGACACGCGAAGCCTACACATTGCTGGACTTGATTACCTTCTTCACCGCCGGCGAAATCGAATCTCGCGCCTGGCCCATCCCCAAAGGCATGAAAGCGCCGCAAGCAGCCGGAAAGATTCACTCCGACATGGAGCGGGGCTTCATCCGCGCCGAGGTCTATCACTACGACGACCTACTGGCCTGTGGGTCGGAGGCGAAGGTGAAGGAAAAGGGGTTATTCCGCCTGGAAGGCAAGGACTACGTCATCAAAGAAGCGGATATCGTATACTTCAGATTTAACGTGTAG
- a CDS encoding sterol desaturase family protein, producing MVDWLAHFISLEWLSIYWGIGLLFFAVEYWWPSRPLRYRQVFLQDVAAFATYQIFFIFAAQVTNRIPFPHYSYSYWRALPFAFKLVVFLLVLDGLAYWMHRLWHTAWVWPIHRWHHAPTELYWLAGIRASFPQIVLAGVPYLLAFPLLKPVPALFFPLYSYMLLLTNNWMHMNVTWQSRKLEWFFVTPRYHRVHHLKEIGRAGANFGVLFTVWDRLFGTYVDPEQVESTGPYGIQETVHPVRMAIGV from the coding sequence ATGGTCGACTGGCTGGCACATTTCATCTCGCTTGAGTGGTTGTCCATTTATTGGGGAATCGGCCTGCTCTTTTTTGCAGTGGAGTATTGGTGGCCTTCGCGCCCACTCCGTTACCGGCAGGTGTTCCTGCAGGATGTGGCGGCCTTCGCGACCTACCAGATCTTTTTTATCTTTGCCGCGCAGGTGACGAATCGAATTCCGTTTCCCCATTACTCTTACTCGTATTGGCGGGCGTTGCCGTTCGCTTTTAAGCTCGTGGTTTTCTTGCTTGTCCTCGACGGATTGGCCTACTGGATGCATCGGCTTTGGCATACAGCCTGGGTCTGGCCGATCCATCGCTGGCACCATGCGCCAACGGAGCTGTACTGGCTGGCCGGTATCCGGGCGAGTTTTCCGCAGATCGTCCTGGCCGGTGTCCCGTATCTGTTGGCGTTTCCGCTCCTCAAACCAGTGCCGGCACTCTTCTTTCCACTTTATTCCTATATGTTGCTCCTGACCAATAACTGGATGCATATGAACGTGACCTGGCAATCGAGAAAACTGGAGTGGTTCTTCGTCACGCCACGCTATCATCGGGTACATCACCTGAAAGAGATTGGAAGGGCCGGGGCGAATTTTGGGGTGCTGTTTACTGTGTGGGATCGACTGTTCGGGACGTATGTCGATCCTGAACAGGTAGAATCGACAGGGCCGTACGGGATTCAGGAAACCGTCCATCCAGTCCGCATGGCCATCGGGGTGTAG
- the tmpT gene encoding thiopurine S-methyltransferase, which yields MEASFWHNRWQTNQTGWHECVVNPLLITHFPSLNVPQGARVFVPLCGKSLDLSWLLSRGYTVAGAELSELAVTQLFAQLRMEPTISEVRTHKLFSGEKIDIYVGDFFELSREVLGPVDAVYDRAALVALPETMRLRYTAHLKSLTALAPQLVIGYEYDQTVVPGPPFSVTADELHRHYNDSYNLTPLARIEVPGGLKGKCPATEHTWRLNKRPGSFLGGQGCLC from the coding sequence ATGGAAGCGAGCTTTTGGCACAACCGATGGCAGACGAATCAGACGGGATGGCACGAGTGCGTCGTCAACCCGCTGCTGATCACCCACTTCCCTTCGCTGAATGTACCTCAAGGCGCTCGAGTGTTTGTGCCGCTCTGTGGGAAGTCGCTCGATCTCAGCTGGCTCTTGTCTCGCGGCTATACAGTCGCCGGAGCGGAACTCAGCGAACTGGCTGTGACGCAGCTCTTTGCCCAGCTGAGGATGGAACCGACCATATCAGAAGTCCGAACGCACAAACTCTTTAGCGGAGAGAAGATCGACATTTACGTGGGTGATTTCTTCGAGCTGTCTCGCGAGGTCCTCGGCCCCGTTGACGCGGTCTATGACCGAGCCGCGTTGGTCGCGCTGCCGGAAACTATGCGGTTACGGTACACGGCGCATCTCAAATCCCTCACAGCCTTGGCGCCCCAACTCGTCATCGGCTATGAGTACGACCAGACCGTCGTGCCAGGGCCTCCGTTTTCCGTCACTGCCGATGAACTCCATCGCCATTACAACGACAGCTACAACCTCACGCCGCTGGCCCGTATCGAAGTCCCTGGCGGGCTCAAGGGGAAGTGCCCGGCGACGGAACATACCTGGCGGCTGAATAAACGGCCAGGCTCATTCCTAGGAGGTCAGGGATGTTTGTGTTAG
- a CDS encoding UdgX family uracil-DNA binding protein (This protein belongs to the uracil DNA glycosylase superfamily, members of which act in excision repair of DNA. However, it belongs more specifically to UdgX branch, whose founding member was found to bind uracil in DNA (where it does not belong), without cleaving it, appears to promote DNA repair by a pathway involving RecA, rather than base excision.) produces MRRPARSAAQFIPAKLTILGLQQAASACTGCDLYQRATQTVFGEGSAHATIMFVGEQPGDQEDQAGHPFVGPAGKILDKALAEAGIMRKSVYVTNAVKHFKWEPQGKRRKHKKPAAAEVAACRPWLETEIQVVKPRVIVCLGVTAAQSAFRKAVRLNELRGRPWNTPVASNVFVTVHPSAILRHPEAAQREEEYHRFVEDLRQIKQFLQAQAA; encoded by the coding sequence ATGCGACGCCCTGCTCGATCAGCCGCCCAATTCATTCCTGCCAAATTGACTATCCTTGGTTTGCAACAAGCCGCCTCAGCCTGTACCGGGTGCGATTTGTACCAACGGGCCACGCAAACCGTATTTGGAGAAGGCTCGGCCCATGCGACGATCATGTTTGTCGGTGAGCAGCCTGGCGACCAAGAAGACCAGGCCGGACATCCCTTTGTCGGACCGGCCGGAAAGATCTTGGACAAGGCTTTGGCCGAAGCGGGAATCATGCGGAAGAGCGTGTATGTCACAAATGCCGTGAAGCATTTCAAATGGGAGCCGCAAGGCAAGCGCCGCAAGCACAAAAAGCCCGCCGCCGCTGAGGTCGCCGCCTGTCGCCCCTGGCTGGAAACGGAGATACAAGTGGTGAAACCTCGTGTCATCGTGTGTCTCGGCGTGACGGCCGCCCAATCGGCTTTTAGGAAGGCAGTTCGTTTGAATGAATTGCGAGGACGGCCCTGGAATACGCCTGTCGCGTCGAATGTCTTTGTGACCGTCCACCCATCGGCAATTCTTCGACATCCGGAAGCGGCGCAGCGTGAAGAAGAATATCACCGCTTCGTCGAAGATCTTCGACAGATCAAACAATTCCTGCAAGCGCAAGCTGCGTAA
- a CDS encoding DNA polymerase III subunit alpha: MAAPPFVHLHVHSDYSPMRGVSSLEELCRSARRQGSPAIALTDTNGLYGAIRFIEQAKGLGLRPILGAELTTEDHRAVLLARTPDGYANLCRLLSERHCNPSFDFLASVSRYRDGLIVFTDDEAALVAWAKESRQDLYVELTPGPAMHEALLFSRRIDLPPVATNRVYFSGADGFATHRLLRAIALNTTLSRLPEEACCAPRQWLMPPALMSSRFPHVPEALENTVHIAEACHSDWRFGETIFPAFRRLTDEEAFLTLKDKTHAGAQDRYGTPSQEIRDRIEKELATIREKRFAHYFLVVEEIVKASKGTTCGRGSVAASIVSYCLNITHVDPIKHHLFFERFLNPGRKDPPDIDIDFAWDERDDILKWVFEQYGERQAAMVANQNGLGFRAAIREVAKVYGMPAQEIGRVSSHVVRQKDLLGFSAPPTNEQWLCRLSQVLNLKRPWPEILTQALKAQNHFRHLSLHCGGVVIVPDEIRRYVPVEYTAKGLPVIQWEKDQTEDAGLVKIDILGNRSLAVIRDALAAIADHTGRTIDYETWDPLNDAATQDAIRCGDTIGCFYIESPATRLLLRKLWTGMPPHRRAVADVFEYLVMVSSLVRPATNPFVEEFIRRAQEDSCATWHDKLRGVLDETHGIMTYQEDVSKVAMALADFSVEDADQLRKIISKKHKQRQLRDYYRQFCRGAAQNGASPDIIGRIWEMIMSFAGYSFCKPHSASYAQVSFKSAYLRTHYPSEFIAAVISNQGGFYSTFAYISEARRMGLAILLPDINESEWVYRGEGERLRIGFMQVKTIPKELGERIVEERTQNGPYRSFQDFLGRMKPEPSHARALVRAGCCDSIAGELTRPALMWRLYVGKNFNPGPLPIPDDYSAAQKRAHEIESFGFLASRHPLTLYHKQIERRRPVPASHMHRYVGRRITMVGLLITEKAAETKHGHAMEFITLEDTTALYDATLFPEVYRRCCHLLSPNRPYVVRGLVEESFGVVTLTVHDLHLLESITDEGNHPLPPLQKSRYGESCDALLDQPPNSFLPN; encoded by the coding sequence ATGGCGGCGCCCCCATTCGTCCACCTCCATGTCCATTCCGATTATTCGCCGATGCGCGGCGTGTCGTCGTTGGAAGAACTCTGCCGCTCGGCACGGCGGCAAGGGTCGCCGGCCATAGCCTTGACCGATACGAACGGATTGTACGGAGCGATCCGCTTTATCGAGCAAGCGAAGGGACTGGGTCTCCGACCGATTCTCGGCGCTGAGCTGACGACTGAGGACCATCGCGCAGTCTTGCTGGCCAGAACACCGGACGGCTATGCGAACCTCTGTCGCCTTCTGTCGGAACGCCACTGCAATCCATCGTTCGACTTCCTCGCGTCGGTCTCCCGCTATCGCGACGGGCTGATCGTCTTCACGGACGATGAAGCGGCGCTCGTGGCCTGGGCCAAAGAATCGCGGCAAGACCTCTATGTGGAGCTGACGCCGGGGCCGGCTATGCATGAGGCACTCCTCTTCAGCCGCCGAATCGATCTTCCGCCTGTCGCCACCAATCGCGTGTATTTCTCCGGCGCGGACGGTTTCGCCACGCATCGCCTGTTGCGCGCCATCGCCCTCAACACGACCCTGTCACGGCTGCCGGAAGAAGCCTGTTGCGCACCTCGGCAATGGTTGATGCCGCCCGCGCTCATGTCCTCGCGCTTCCCACATGTTCCTGAAGCGCTGGAGAACACCGTCCACATTGCCGAAGCCTGCCACAGCGACTGGCGTTTCGGTGAAACCATCTTTCCGGCCTTTCGCCGGTTGACCGATGAAGAAGCATTCCTCACGCTCAAAGACAAAACCCATGCCGGCGCACAGGATCGATACGGCACCCCCTCACAAGAGATTCGTGACCGGATTGAAAAAGAGTTGGCGACCATCCGAGAAAAACGCTTCGCCCACTATTTTCTTGTCGTGGAAGAAATCGTCAAGGCCTCAAAGGGGACCACCTGCGGCCGAGGTTCAGTCGCGGCTTCCATCGTTTCGTATTGTCTGAACATCACCCATGTCGATCCGATCAAGCATCACCTCTTCTTCGAGCGATTTCTCAATCCCGGCCGCAAAGATCCGCCGGATATCGACATCGATTTTGCATGGGACGAGCGCGACGACATTTTGAAGTGGGTGTTCGAGCAGTACGGCGAGCGCCAGGCCGCCATGGTGGCGAATCAAAACGGCCTTGGGTTCCGAGCGGCGATTCGCGAAGTCGCCAAGGTCTACGGCATGCCGGCCCAAGAAATCGGCAGGGTGTCTTCGCATGTCGTACGCCAAAAAGATCTTCTCGGTTTCTCCGCTCCACCGACCAACGAGCAATGGCTTTGTCGGCTCTCGCAGGTGCTGAACTTGAAAAGGCCGTGGCCCGAGATTTTGACCCAGGCTCTGAAGGCGCAGAACCACTTCCGCCATCTTTCCCTGCATTGTGGAGGAGTCGTCATCGTACCGGACGAAATCCGGCGCTACGTGCCGGTGGAATACACGGCCAAGGGCTTGCCGGTCATCCAGTGGGAAAAGGACCAGACGGAGGATGCGGGGCTCGTGAAGATCGACATCTTGGGCAACCGGTCGCTCGCCGTGATCCGAGATGCGCTCGCCGCCATCGCCGACCATACGGGCCGCACGATCGACTACGAAACCTGGGACCCCCTCAACGATGCCGCCACGCAAGACGCGATCCGATGCGGTGACACGATCGGCTGCTTCTACATCGAATCGCCCGCCACACGTCTCTTGCTGAGAAAACTGTGGACCGGCATGCCGCCGCACCGCCGCGCGGTCGCCGATGTCTTTGAGTATCTCGTCATGGTCTCGTCCTTGGTCAGGCCCGCCACCAACCCTTTCGTCGAAGAATTTATCCGCCGCGCGCAGGAAGATTCCTGTGCAACCTGGCATGACAAGTTGAGAGGCGTATTGGACGAAACCCACGGCATCATGACGTATCAGGAAGATGTCTCGAAGGTCGCGATGGCGCTGGCGGACTTTTCCGTAGAGGATGCGGATCAGCTTCGTAAGATCATCAGCAAAAAACACAAACAACGACAACTGCGAGACTACTACCGGCAGTTTTGCCGCGGAGCAGCGCAGAACGGCGCCTCACCGGATATTATCGGCAGAATTTGGGAGATGATCATGAGTTTCGCAGGCTATAGTTTTTGCAAGCCCCACTCGGCGAGCTATGCGCAAGTCTCGTTCAAGTCCGCCTATCTCAGAACCCACTACCCGTCGGAATTCATCGCCGCCGTCATCAGTAACCAAGGAGGCTTTTACTCGACCTTTGCGTACATCTCGGAGGCCCGGCGCATGGGATTGGCGATCCTCCTACCGGACATCAACGAAAGCGAGTGGGTTTACCGCGGCGAAGGCGAGCGGCTGCGGATTGGATTCATGCAGGTGAAGACGATTCCGAAAGAGCTCGGCGAGAGGATCGTCGAAGAACGCACACAGAATGGTCCCTATCGATCGTTCCAAGACTTTCTCGGTCGTATGAAGCCGGAGCCGTCCCATGCCAGAGCATTGGTCCGCGCCGGCTGCTGTGATTCCATCGCCGGCGAGCTGACAAGGCCGGCCTTGATGTGGCGGCTGTATGTAGGAAAGAATTTCAATCCAGGTCCTTTACCGATTCCGGACGACTATTCCGCCGCTCAGAAACGGGCCCATGAAATTGAATCGTTCGGCTTTCTGGCCAGTCGCCATCCTTTGACTCTCTATCACAAGCAGATCGAGCGGCGCCGGCCGGTGCCGGCTTCCCACATGCACCGCTACGTCGGTCGGCGTATTACGATGGTCGGCTTGCTGATCACGGAAAAGGCGGCTGAGACCAAGCACGGTCACGCCATGGAATTCATCACCTTGGAAGACACCACGGCCCTCTACGACGCCACGCTGTTCCCCGAGGTCTATCGCCGCTGCTGCCATCTGCTCTCGCCAAACCGGCCGTACGTGGTCCGGGGACTGGTGGAAGAAAGCTTCGGTGTCGTGACACTGACCGTGCACGATCTTCATCTGCTGGAATCAATAACGGATGAGGGAAATCACCCGCTGCCTCCCTTACAAAAATCGCGGTATGGTGAATCATGCGACGCCCTGCTCGATCAGCCGCCCAATTCATTCCTGCCAAATTGA
- a CDS encoding DNA polymerase Y family protein, translating into MDRHIVCLQIPSFEIVLARAADSTLRNRPVAVAPTHTPRAVIREISPEAFHEGLQPGMPVDLARLICPGLRMIPPDSSLTQAAHRELQHRISRFAPTWESIRPGSLFLDLTGTTQLFGPPIDTATRISRELTHQQGWHSAIGLAGNKLVSQLAATTLTRPPQLLSIHSGCEQPFLAPLPTLSLPGLRRAHTSRVLQRLEDLNLLTLGAIASVSSAYLQAALGVSTGLLLRDWALGIDPSPVRAPIAQPTIERSLHLDPDEVDDQLLLGRLYRLSEQICATLRQRQRMCRHISLTIRHSDHVEQTVHETLPHGTYWEIDLRPALANLFYRCFRRRVRLTRLTLQVGRLEPPARQLSLYDESASVVSSRSHRLSLALDQIRAKFGEQALSWGRTINA; encoded by the coding sequence ATGGATCGCCACATTGTCTGCCTTCAGATTCCTTCTTTTGAAATCGTGCTGGCTCGCGCCGCCGACAGCACGTTGAGGAACAGACCGGTGGCCGTGGCGCCGACGCATACGCCGCGAGCAGTGATCCGAGAGATTTCTCCGGAAGCGTTTCACGAAGGTCTACAGCCGGGGATGCCGGTGGATCTCGCGCGGCTGATCTGTCCTGGCCTGCGGATGATCCCTCCCGATTCATCACTCACGCAAGCCGCCCATCGCGAGCTGCAACACCGTATCTCGCGCTTTGCCCCGACTTGGGAATCGATCAGACCCGGTTCGCTCTTCTTGGACCTCACCGGCACAACTCAACTCTTCGGCCCTCCCATCGATACCGCAACCCGCATCAGTCGAGAGTTGACCCATCAGCAGGGATGGCACAGCGCGATTGGTCTGGCGGGAAACAAACTGGTCTCGCAACTGGCCGCAACCACGCTCACGAGACCACCGCAACTGTTGTCGATCCACTCCGGATGTGAGCAACCGTTCCTCGCTCCGTTGCCGACCCTGTCGCTTCCCGGCCTTCGCCGCGCCCACACCTCGCGAGTCTTACAGCGGCTGGAGGATTTGAATCTTCTCACGCTCGGCGCGATCGCCTCCGTTTCGTCGGCATACCTGCAAGCCGCCCTCGGTGTTTCCACGGGTCTACTGCTGCGCGATTGGGCACTGGGGATTGATCCCTCGCCGGTCCGGGCACCGATTGCGCAACCAACGATCGAACGCTCCCTTCATCTCGATCCGGATGAAGTGGATGATCAACTCTTGCTGGGTCGGCTCTATCGATTATCGGAACAGATTTGCGCGACGCTTCGACAACGACAACGTATGTGCCGACACATCTCGCTGACTATTCGACACAGCGACCATGTCGAACAGACCGTTCATGAGACGCTGCCACACGGCACCTACTGGGAGATCGATCTCCGGCCTGCGCTGGCAAACCTGTTCTACCGATGTTTCCGCCGGCGGGTGCGTCTCACGCGGCTGACGCTTCAGGTCGGTCGACTGGAACCGCCGGCCCGGCAACTTTCGCTCTATGACGAGTCGGCGTCCGTAGTTTCTTCCCGCTCTCACCGTCTCTCGCTGGCATTGGATCAGATCCGCGCAAAATTCGGCGAACAGGCTCTGTCTTGGGGAAGGACCATTAACGCATAA
- the rpsF gene encoding 30S ribosomal protein S6 gives MELYESLFIIRPSVSDEETKTLIDKMKTVADKTGAEFIKAENLGKKKLAYEVRRERKGTYAYFYFKAPNNTVGELERAYRLEDNIIKFLTVHHEKPLVERRPVDASTQESDGGRV, from the coding sequence ATGGAGCTCTACGAGTCTCTGTTTATCATTCGTCCGTCCGTCTCCGATGAGGAGACGAAGACGCTCATCGACAAAATGAAAACCGTCGCCGACAAGACCGGCGCCGAATTCATCAAAGCCGAGAATTTAGGGAAGAAAAAACTCGCCTACGAAGTGCGTCGCGAGCGGAAGGGCACCTATGCCTATTTCTACTTTAAGGCCCCGAACAACACGGTCGGTGAGCTCGAACGCGCCTATCGATTGGAAGACAACATCATCAAGTTTCTGACGGTCCATCACGAGAAACCCTTGGTGGAGCGGCGTCCAGTTGACGCGTCGACACAGGAGTCCGACGGTGGCCGGGTTTAA
- a CDS encoding single-stranded DNA-binding protein produces the protein MAGFNKVILMGNLTRNPELRYTPSGTPVASFGLAVSRRFKQGDDLKEEVCFVDIVVFGKQAEHCGQYLSKGNGAIVEGRLQQRRWETEDGQKRSKHEVVAQTVTFMPKRQDGGAAAEPPMHDEPGYDMGEEG, from the coding sequence GTGGCCGGGTTTAACAAAGTCATCCTGATGGGGAACCTCACCCGGAATCCTGAGCTCCGGTACACGCCGAGCGGGACTCCGGTAGCGAGTTTCGGATTGGCGGTGAGCCGTCGGTTTAAACAGGGTGATGACCTGAAAGAAGAGGTGTGTTTCGTCGATATCGTGGTATTCGGCAAACAGGCGGAACATTGCGGGCAATATCTCAGCAAAGGCAATGGGGCGATCGTCGAAGGCCGGTTGCAGCAACGCCGTTGGGAGACGGAAGATGGTCAAAAGCGGAGTAAGCATGAAGTGGTCGCGCAGACGGTGACGTTCATGCCCAAGCGCCAAGACGGTGGTGCCGCCGCCGAACCTCCGATGCACGACGAACCTGGCTATGACATGGGCGAAGAAGGTTAA
- the rpsR gene encoding 30S ribosomal protein S18: MDRSDNERGGGRLFQRRRPCRFCLEKAPIDFKDAGLLRNFLTERGRIVPRRISGNCMRHQRELTVAVKRARHIAIISFAEER; encoded by the coding sequence ATGGATCGAAGCGACAACGAACGTGGCGGGGGGCGATTGTTTCAGCGAAGGCGTCCCTGCAGATTTTGTTTGGAAAAGGCGCCGATTGATTTCAAAGACGCCGGTTTACTCAGGAATTTTTTGACGGAGCGTGGACGCATTGTTCCGCGCCGCATTTCTGGGAATTGCATGCGCCATCAGCGTGAACTGACGGTGGCCGTCAAGCGGGCTCGGCATATCGCCATCATCAGCTTTGCCGAGGAGCGATAA
- a CDS encoding YceD family protein: MSGDFDASTWGGGTLLGVAMDVLTPKIADITAEGVSLSGDLTGEELGLTDTDVSIRGALAIGLDLRAVDRTICVTGVVEGTAVRQCVRCLKNFDDSMAFSIHVAYEREAKAAPTAAKRTNPRQRKETPALDAEPEEPNDDLYYYAGDHLELAPMLREQLILASPMHPLCSDACLGLCPRCGKDLNEGPCHCGEEPTGSPFQVLRTMKEKLRDPTKSDNR, encoded by the coding sequence GTGAGCGGCGATTTCGATGCATCGACGTGGGGTGGAGGAACGTTGTTAGGGGTCGCCATGGATGTGTTGACACCGAAAATTGCGGATATCACGGCGGAAGGGGTTTCACTGTCCGGGGACCTCACGGGTGAAGAGCTGGGACTCACCGATACGGATGTATCTATTCGAGGGGCCTTGGCCATAGGCCTGGATCTTCGCGCGGTTGATCGCACGATCTGTGTGACGGGAGTCGTGGAGGGCACAGCGGTTCGTCAATGTGTGCGCTGCCTCAAGAATTTTGACGATTCGATGGCCTTTTCCATCCATGTGGCCTATGAGCGTGAAGCAAAGGCGGCGCCGACTGCCGCGAAGCGAACCAATCCCCGGCAGAGGAAAGAGACGCCGGCTCTTGATGCCGAGCCTGAAGAGCCGAACGATGATCTGTATTACTATGCGGGCGATCATCTGGAACTGGCGCCGATGCTGCGGGAACAATTGATTCTTGCTTCGCCGATGCACCCGCTGTGTTCCGACGCATGTCTCGGTCTCTGTCCCCGTTGTGGGAAAGATTTGAATGAAGGTCCGTGTCATTGTGGCGAAGAGCCGACGGGAAGCCCGTTTCAGGTGCTGCGCACTATGAAGGAAAAGCTGAGGGACCCCACAAAGTCTGATAATCGCTGA
- the rpmF gene encoding 50S ribosomal protein L32, whose translation MPNPKHKHSRARRDKRRTQKLRMTPPGMAVCPQCHELKLPHYTCLNCGTYKGKAVIQVEEA comes from the coding sequence ATGCCCAATCCCAAACATAAACATTCACGGGCAAGACGCGACAAGCGTCGTACCCAAAAACTGCGTATGACCCCCCCGGGGATGGCCGTGTGTCCGCAGTGCCACGAGTTGAAGCTGCCGCATTATACGTGTTTGAACTGTGGGACCTACAAGGGCAAGGCCGTCATTCAGGTCGAAGAGGCGTGA
- the plsX gene encoding phosphate acyltransferase PlsX, translating to MTIALDAVGGDHGPAPCVEGAFQAVKEFDVEVILVGDETILKQECERQSSHDSRLTIRHASQVVEMHESPATVARKKRDSSIWVATELVKNGLADAVVSPGNTGASMVASFFVLGLAKGVERPAIATSLPTLSGEAIMLDVGANVDCTAKHLEQFALMGNEYGKHLLGKPNPRVGLLSIGEEDSKGNEVTKEAFKLLKAGSMNFVGNVEGRDVYSGVADIVVCDGFIGNVALKISEGVAEMIKKLLLKEIAGSFIGRLAYPLMARPLMNLKRKTDYAEFGGAPLLGVNGTTMICHGRSSAKAIKNAIRRAKGMAERRVHELIQRDIEESQSLPPVEEKV from the coding sequence ATGACGATCGCGCTCGACGCGGTGGGGGGGGATCATGGCCCCGCACCCTGTGTCGAGGGCGCGTTTCAGGCTGTGAAAGAGTTTGACGTCGAGGTCATTCTCGTCGGCGACGAAACCATCCTGAAACAGGAATGTGAGCGTCAGTCCAGTCACGATTCCCGCCTTACCATCCGGCACGCCTCCCAGGTCGTCGAAATGCATGAGTCGCCGGCCACCGTCGCGCGGAAGAAGCGAGACTCGTCGATTTGGGTGGCGACAGAGCTGGTCAAGAACGGCCTTGCCGATGCGGTCGTGAGCCCTGGGAATACCGGAGCGAGCATGGTGGCATCGTTCTTCGTGTTGGGGCTGGCGAAAGGGGTGGAGCGGCCCGCGATTGCCACCAGCCTGCCGACGCTGAGCGGGGAAGCGATCATGCTCGATGTGGGGGCGAACGTCGACTGCACCGCCAAGCATCTCGAGCAATTCGCCTTGATGGGCAATGAGTACGGCAAGCATCTGCTCGGAAAGCCGAATCCTCGTGTCGGTCTGCTGAGTATCGGCGAGGAAGACAGCAAAGGCAACGAAGTCACCAAAGAAGCGTTCAAGCTCCTTAAAGCCGGTTCGATGAATTTTGTGGGAAATGTCGAGGGGCGTGATGTGTACAGCGGCGTTGCCGATATCGTCGTCTGCGACGGGTTCATCGGAAACGTCGCGTTGAAGATTTCCGAAGGCGTGGCCGAGATGATTAAGAAATTGTTGCTCAAGGAGATCGCGGGCAGTTTTATCGGCCGCCTCGCGTATCCGCTGATGGCCAGGCCGTTGATGAATTTGAAGCGGAAAACGGACTACGCGGAGTTCGGCGGCGCCCCCTTGTTGGGCGTCAATGGGACGACGATGATTTGCCATGGCCGATCATCGGCAAAGGCCATTAAAAACGCGATTCGGCGAGCGAAGGGCATGGCGGAACGCCGTGTGCACGAGCTGATTCAACGGGATATCGAAGAAAGTCAATCTCTGCCGCCAGTAGAAGAGAAGGTATGA